TGAGGGAACTTGGTTGAGGCGATCGCGGTAACTCTCGGCAATCGCATCCGCTGATGCCTGTACCCCAACGCAGAGAATTCGGTAGTAATCGAGAGGAATACGCACAGAACACCCACCAGAGCCGAACTGCCGGCTTAAGCCGACCTCATCATCCCAACTTGACCGTCAACTTACCAAGTTTGTTGAGCGATCAACGTTGTCTCTGTAGCAGACACTGGAATGGATCATTGCCAGTATCCACCAATCCGTCTGCAGTCATTCGCGATGGTTGGGCAGAGGCACCGAGCGCTAGCCCGCGACGGTGTCAAGGGTCACAGCGCTCCCGACAGACTGCTTTAATCTAATGAATGGCGATGCTTAGCCCCCTATTGGCAAGCTCGTGCTCAATCACTGGAACGCCGCCGCTATGGTTCAGGAACGTACACTGCCTAGTTTTCAGGCTTCTCAGGCGCAAATCAGCCGTGAAGAAGGCCTCCGCGTGTATGAGGACATGGTCCTGGGTCGCACCTTCGAAGACAAGTGTGCGGAGATGTACTACCGCGGCAAAATGTTTGGCTTTGTCCACCTCTACAACGGACAGGAAGCCGTCGCCAGCGGCATTATCAAGGCGATGCGATCGGACGATTACGTCTGCAGTACCTATCGCGACCACGTGCATGCCCTGAGTGCTGGTGTTCCGGCTCGTCAGGTAATGGCGGAACTCTTTGGTAAAGAGACCGGCTGCAGCCGCGGTCGCGGTGGCTCGATGCACTTGTTCTCATCCGAACATAATCTGCTGGGCGGCTTTGCGTTTGTGGCTGAGGGCATTCCGATCGCAACAGGTGCTGCATTTACCACGGCCTACCGGCGTAATGCCTTGGGCGATACCAGTGCCGACCAAGTGACGGCTTGCTTCTTCGGGGATGGTGCCGCCAACAACGGCCAGTTCTTCGAATGCCTGAACATGGCGACGCTCTGGAAGCTGCCGATCCTGTTTGTCGTCGAGAACAACAAATGGGCGATCGGGATGTCCCACGAGCGGGCGACTTCCGATCCAGAAATCTACAAGAAGGGTCCCGCTTTCGGCATGCCCGGCGTGGAAGTCGATGGCATGGATGTCTTGGCAGTCCGCGCTGTGGCTCAAGAAGCGATCGCACGGGCACGGGCTGGCGAAGGCCCGACGCTGATTGAGGCACTAACCTATCGCTTCCGGGGTCACTCGCTGGCGGATCCGGATGAACTGCGCTCGAAGGAAGAGAAAGAGTTCTGGTTGGCTCGCGATCCAATCAAACGGTTTGCGGCTCACCTGACGGAGTTCAATCTGGCAACTCACGAAGAACTGAAGGCGATCGACAAGAAGATCGAAGCTTTGGTTGCAGAGGCGGTGGAATTTGCGATCTCCAGCCCCGAACCGAAGCCCGAAGAACTGACCCGCTATATCTGGGCAGAAGACTAAAGCCAGTCTTGACTGACAAAAAATAGGCGATCGCTACAAACGCCTCGATGGGACTGAGTAGCGATCGCTTTTTGTTGGACAATCACACGGTTTCACTGGGATGAAAGTAGTCCCAAATTTGCTGGGCCAGAACTGCGCCAATGCCGGGGACCTCGGCAATCTGCTCTGGCGTTGCCAATCGCAGATAGTCGATCGAGCGGAAGTGTGCCAATAGCTCTTTCTGGCGCTTGTGGCCCAAACCAGGAATGTCATCCAAACGCGATCGCCGCATCCGTTCCGTCCGCTTTTGGCGATGGAAACTAACGGCAAAGCGGTGGGCTTCATCGCGCAACCGCCGTAGCAATTGGACGCCCGGTTGTTCGGCATCCGTTGGCAGTGGATCTGAAGCCCCCGGCAAGAAAATTTCCTCGCGCTTCTTAGCCAAGCTGCAGAGCTTGACATCCTCTAGGAGATTCAAATCGCGCAGGACTTCAACAACGGCTGAGAGTTGTCCTTTGCCGCCATCAATCATCACTAGATCAGGGAAATCCGCGAGGTCATCTGGTCGTAATAAACTACCCTGCCGTTGTTCACTCGGTGCTAAAGACTCCCCGCGGGCTTTTGCTTCAGCAAACTTGCGGAAACGACGCTGCAAAACCTCCGCCAAGCTGGCAAAGTCATCGGAGTGACCCGCCCGAACTTCGGGGTTACGGATTTTGTAGCGGCGATAGTGTTGCTTGGCGGGCAAGCCATCAATAAAAACCACTTGCGAAGCCACCGCATCCGAGCCTTGGATATGGGAAATGTCATAGCCTTCGATGCGGCGCGGCAGCTCGGGTAAGTCCAACAGATCAGCAAGATCAATCAAGGCTGCTGCGTGGCGTTCTGCCGATTGCTGAGTTCTGGCGAGTTCGTACTCTGCATTGCGCTCAACCATCGCAATCAAATCAGCTTTGATCTGTCGCTGCGGCGATAGGATTTCAACCTTGCGCCCCCGTCGTTCTGATAGCCAAGCTTCCAGTAGTTCTGCTTCAGGTAGGTCGTGCTGGACAAGGACTTCCTGCGGAATTTCCACCGAATCAACGCCCGCATAGTGCTCTTCCAACACCCGTTGTGCGATCGCGGCAGGCGTACCGGACTGGGCATCGGCGACAAACCCTAGACGACCCACCAATTTGCCGGCACGAATCTGAAAGAGCTGAACGCAAGCGTGCTGTTCATCCATGGCCAGCGCGATCGCATCTCGTGAGATTCGGTCATCGGGGAGCTGGACTTTTTGCTCAGCCCCTAACCCTTCGAGTCCACGAATTTGATCGCGGATCTTGGCAGCCCTTTCAAACTCAAGATTTTCAGCGGCTTGCAGCATTTGCGACTCAAGCAGTTCGACCAACTCGCTACTGCGCCCTTGGAAGATCATTGCGACTTTCTGGAGCGTCTTGCGATAGTCATCTGGTCGAATTAAAGACTGGCAAACGCCGGGGCAACGACCGATGTCGTAGTTTAAGCAGGGTCGATCTTTGAAAAGGGGTTGAGGCCTTTGTCGCAGCGGAAATAATCGCTTCACTAAAAAGAGGGTGTGACGTAGCAGTCGCGTATCAACGTAGGGGCCGTAGTAGCGATCGCGGCTATTTCCGAGTCGGCGCTTACGGGTGATAAAAATTCGGGGATAATCATCGCTCCAAGTAATGCAGAGATAGGGATATTTCTTGTCGTCCTTGAGTAGGACATTAAAGTGGGGTTGATGCTGTTTAATCAGGTTGGCTTCAAGAGCCAAGGCCTCAGCTTCCGTATCCGTAACGATGATCTCGATCTCACAGACTTGCCGCACCATTAAATTGATGCGGGGATTAAGGCGATCGAGATCGCGGAAATAGGAGCGCACCCGCGATCGCAGCTTTTTGCTTTTGCCGATGTAGAGAATGCGATCGCTGGCATCGCGCATAAAGTACACGCCAGGTTCAGCAGGCAATTCCCGCAATCGCGCTTCAAGGCGATCGGGTTGCTTCAGCAGTGGCGTTGGCGTTGCAGCGATCATGGGGCAATCCCTTAACCGCCTTTTACTCTAGCGGTCCAGCTTCTCAGAGCTGAACGAGCCGAATTTAGTCTGCAATCTGCCAGCGAACATAAGGACGGCCGCCCAGAATCGCTCGCTGACTAATCTGAGAAGGATTGGCTGGCGTGTTGGCTGGCAGCTCAACCCGAAAGGTTAAGCGACCGTCTTTCCAGATCAACCGATAGGGCAGATCTGCACTGGGGCGAACCTCGGCAACACAAGAGGTGAAGGCCGGTTTCAAGGGAGCTTGATACTCAGCCGTTTTTGCGGTGCCTTTGATGTAGCGAGCTCGGCCAGCCGTCGCGGTTGTTTCTGGAATCACGAGATGTTCGCCACCCCCCTCATACCAACGCCAGCTTGTGGTGAGCTGAACTTGAGCTGGGCAGTTTCCCCGTTGCTGCTGCACGGGGATCTGCTGTCGGAGGTTGCCAGTGCCATTCGCCGTCTCAGCGTTGACCGGCGGTCCTGCAAAGGAGATCAGCAGAAACAATAGAGACCAACGCAATGGCAGACAGCACGATGACATGGGATGACTGCACTAGATCGCCAATCCCAGTCTGGAGCGAAGGATCTCTAAAGCCGGATTCTTTAAGGCCGATTGCAGAGAACAGATTGAATTCCGATCGCCAGTTAGGGCACCCAGCGAGGACGAACTCCTTGCAGCGGTAGTGCTTCTGGTTGCGGCAGTTGCTCCTGGGCTTGCGCAAGAGTGCTGCTCGGCGGAGTCAGCGGGAGAACCCATAACTGGCTACGGGGACTAGCTGCTGTGGCGACATCGGTTGCAGTCGTTGGCGTTGCGATCGGTTGATCGAAGATCACCGCGAGGCCATCCGGTGCCAAGTCTAAGTTGACGGGGCCTTGGCGGGGGATTTTGAGGAGCAGGTTGCCTTGTGGTTTCGAAGTTTTCAGGTCAAAGGCAAAGAGGGAAAGGAACTCTGCATCATCTGTTTCGCTCAGCAAGCTGTAGAGAGCTTTGCGATTCGGTGCAAAATCAGCGCTGAGAATTTCGCCTTCGACGGTGCGGAGCTCCTGTCGCTTACCGGCGCTATCAACCCAGAAGAGGGACTGGCGAAAGTCGGAATTAAAACGCACCGTTGCAGCTTGGGTGCCATCCCGACTGAAACCCAAGACCCGCCCAAATTGGGGGAGAAAGTCGAGGGGATCGCTGCCCGCTTCCAAGGGTAAGACCGCCAAGCCCTGACCTTGAGCAATGACGAGGGAGTTGTTATCGGGAGCAATCCGAAACTCGCCACCTGGGTCGCGTTGAATGACAGTGGGATCGCCTGTGGCGGGTACCTTCCACAGCTCTAGGGCGGCATTGGGAATTTTTTGATTGCTCCGCAGCACGATGATCGTCTGCCCGTCAGCCGAGAGATCAAAGGCGAGATTTTGGTAATCCTGACTGCTCAGGATTTCTTGAACTTCACCGCCGCGCGATCGCAATTCACAAGGAGCGGGTTCGGGATTGCAGTAATTGAGGCCAGTGGTCACGCTGTAGAGTGCCGCTGAAGCGATTGTGGCGGTCTTTTGGCGAGGAATCGCGCTAAAGAGAATGCGATCGCCATGGGGATAGGGGAGAAAATCCAGCACGACCCAGTCCGGCGGCGTTAGCATCTGCTGCTGCTGTCGGGTCAGGTTGTAGAGCAGGAGTCGCCCTTCTTCTTCGCCGTCTACACCGAGGTAGGCGAAGGCGCGATCGTGGGTGCGAAAGGTGGATTGGAAAGGGACAAGCGGGCGTTGGGGCGATCGCTTCTCCTTGCCGGCCAAGAGCTGTACCGTGTATTCCAAGCCGTAGGGGAGCGGGAGCTCGGGCGTGAAAGCTAACCGGCGTCCTGCCCAACTAAAACGCCCGGGAAAGCTGGGGGTCAATTGAAAAGAGGACTCGATGGAGGCGGCATCCATCGGGCGGCTGAAGGTGAACAGCATCGCAGCGGCATCAGCACCCACCGATCGCTCAGACCAGTTGAACCAGCGCACCGTCGGTCGGCTGCGATCGCCTACGGAGACCAAGACGATGCTGCAAAAGACCAAAACTAGCAAGACTGCGATCGCCCGCCGTTCAAAGGGAAGTCGAAACCACACGCGCAAACGAAAGAAGAGCAGCACAGACCAGCCCACTCTAACAGTCTCGTTTCGCCTTCTCGAACAGACTACGAGTTGAGGGGTCATGGCTAGGGGCTGACGTCTAGCAATTCAAAGACGAATCCCAAGGTTCGTTAAGCTACGAAAAACACAGCGGATAGTCTTGCTATGCCTCCTCGCTGGCCTCGGAAACCTGATCCCAACGACCCAGCCTATCGTCGGCTCGAAAATCGAATTAACTTTGCCTTCCACATCGCCCTGTTCTCAGCGGTGAACTCAGGGCTTTGGTTTTTCCAGCAACTCCGGCATCCTTTTGAGAATCTTTCAACGGTGACCCTGCTTTGGCTGGCGGGGTTGGGTTTGCATGCCGTCTTTGTGCTGCGCGATCGCCCTGTAAATCTGAAGCCCAGTGAAGAAATCCGCGATCGCTCCTAGGTGGGGGCTAGGGTAGGGGTGCCCCAGACTCTGACACTGCGATGAGCTACGCCATCTCCACTGAGTTGCTCGAACAGCTCGCGGCCGAAATTGGTGATCAAATCTATCTGGATATTGCCCAATGGCACCTCTACTTGGATGATGCCAAGCTCAGTCGCCGTCTGGCTGAACTGCTAATCACCCCCCTCGAACACGGTCAGATTGACGAACATGCAGTGACGACCATCCTGAATCAATTCCCCGTCAAAGTAGGGGGTGGCAGGCGACAAATGGCGCTGTTGGATTTGATCCCAATGTCCTGCGTTACAGCGCTGATTGAGATTCTTGAAGAGTTTCAGAAACGACTGTGAGCAGGGCCTAGAACCCTTTATATTGAGCGATCGCTGCCTGCTGTCTGTCCTGCCCTGATTGCTGTTCAACACTTATGATTCTGATTGAAATCACCAATCCCCAAGACATCATCCGCCAGCGGGTCGGACGGCTAGCAGCCAAGTTGATCAATGTCGTTGCTGATGAACTGCCCCAAGTTGAAAAAGTGCTGATTGAAGAGTTGGCAAAAGAACTTGACCAGTTTGGAATTAAAGCGAATTTTTACAGTGTGAGTAATCTTGATATGCGCAATGGCGGACGATTGGAAGTCTCCATCCCCGTTCATCACGAGAAAATGATTTCCTAGCCTCAGCAGATAGAGGGGACTTGTCTATTGCATGGCTAGTCTGTCTCCGCCTTCTTAATGGGATCGGTGACTGCTTCACTGCCTGCCCAGTACCTATAGGGTCTGGGCTTTTTGCGGGGGGATCAATCCGCTCTAGAATGGTCAGCAGCGTAGGCTCGGCCCATGAAACTGACGGTGTCTCTAGAGGGTGAACCCGCCGCGATCGAGAGTGTGCTAGTGATGGTGCTGCGTCATTTGCGCAGTGGTCAGGAGATTCAGTTCTCGACGGCGATTCATCCAGAGAGCGGGCAAGGATTGGAAGGGCTGGTGGAGATGCAAGCCCCTGAAGAAGAGCTGGCCTTTTGGCGCGAAGCCCTCAAGTTGCTCGATCAAGCAGAGCGCCTGCGGTTGCAAGGCACGGAATTTGCGGACTGGCTGCGCGATCGCCTCAAGCCGATGGATATTCCGCTGGAGCGGAAAGTCTCAACCTACGCGCAGCTTTGCACCTTAGAGCGGGAGCAGTCGCCGCTCAGCCCGCTGAGCTAGGCGATCGCGCTAGAGCAGCGCGCCGGAATTGAGTACAATCAGACAGCAAGCTCTCGGGACAGCGATCGCCCGCGATCGTAGTCACAGGCTTGGAGAGGTGGCAGAGTGGTCGAATGCGCTCGACTTGAAATCGAGTGACCCAAAAGGTCCGTGGGTTCGAATCCCACCCTCTCCGTTTTCTCACCATCCCCTTACCGCTGCTATCCCGATGCGCGCTTGGATTCAAGGGAATGTGCTCTATATCCATGAGGATGATGCCCCGACCTACCGCAAGACTGGGGGCATGGTACGGAATTCCTACTTTTGGGCGCTGAAATCGATCGCAGCCCGAGCACGGCGCGATCGCCCTTGGGAGTTTGAAGCAGAGATTTGGCCAGCGCTCCAGCGCATGCTGATCTCTTTTTGGGAGTCCGGCTATCTAGGACTGTCAGAAGTCCAGCTCAGTTTTACGCCTGATCAGCCGATTCCGGAGAATCTCCGATCGATCTCGACCTACTCCGCCGAGGCAACCGAATCAGAGGACGCAGGCAGCTAGTTCGATTGCTGCTGAACTCAATCATGATTGCTAAAAGTGTTTAGACATCAACACCGAACTGTCGGCACATGATCTCTAAACCGCCTGAATGACCCTGGCCAACGGCTCTAAATTTCCACTCGCCGCCATAGTGATAGACCTCGCCGAAGATGAGTGATGTCTCGGTGGAATAATCTTCAGAAAGGTCGTAGCGCACAATCTCAGTGTTGGTCTCTTCATTCACAACCCGAATGAAGGCATTAGACACCTGGCCAAAGGATTGCTTTCGGGCTATGGCCTCATGAATGGTGACAACAATTGCGATCCTCTGTACTGCTGCAGGGACAAACTCTAAGTTAATTCTGATTTGCTCATCATCGCCCTCACCCTGACCGGTTCGATTGTCACCGGCAGCGACCACCGATCCACAACCTGACTGCAGTTGGTTATAGAAGACAAAGTCTTTCTCTGAGCGGACTTTACCGGTGTCAGCGAGCAGGAAAGCAGAAGCGTCCAAATCAAATTTCTCACCCTCAGTCCTTCGAGGGTCCCAGCCAAGACCGACAATGATTTTCTTCAGACTCGGGTCTGTTTTAGAGAGTGAGAGGTTTTGGCCCTTGGATAGCGAGATCGGCAAAATACAGTCCTCATCCTGTGATCGGAGACACCAGCAACCCTGTCACCTGAGAGCAGATGACTGATCAATGCGCTGTCATCATACCCAACTCTATTTCTAAATAATCACAGCGTGGGCTACGCGATCGCCCTAGGACATTACCTAGCCCGCAGTCGGGCTTTGCTGCCTGAAACGCACTACGCGATCGCTTCAGTCTTCGTAGGTCGCCCAAGAATTTGGCGTTTCAGAGACGGCAACCTTGAGCTGGGTACCTGCTGGCAGCATCGTTTTTGTTTTGTCGTGAATGTACTTCGCGATCATCTCTGCAGTCGTCTCATACTCAGGCGGCATGACTTCGTTGAGAACACAGTGATCGAGACCGCCTTTCGTGACATCTTTTTTGGCCCAGCGTAGCGTCCGAAAATCCGCCACCATAACAGGGTGTGGGCAGTATTCCGAAGCACTTAACTGCGCAGCGATCGCTTCAATCCGCACGTGATAGGTATGGCCATGCATCCGTCCACAGGGACCATCGTAGTCCCGAATGAAATGGGCACTGCTGAAGCTAAATTCGGTACTTAGAGTCCAACGGGGCATGAATTAAACCGTTTCCGCAGGCAGAGGAGTAGGGTCCACAGCCATCACGTCACTTCCTAAAGCCGCTTTGATCAAGCCTTGGAAGAGTGGGTGGGGATGGTTCGGACGCGAGACAAATTCGGGGTGGAATTGGCAAGCGATAAAGAAGGGGTGATCAGAACGCTCGACAATCTCGACAAGGCGACTATCGGGTGAGGTGCCACTGATCCGATAGCCACTTTCTAAGAACAGGCTGCGGTAGGCATTGTTGAACTCGTAGCGATGGCGATGCCGTTCGTAGATGATGTCTTCGCCGTAGAGTCGCTGGGCTAGGGATCCGGCCTGCAGCTTGCAGGGACAGAGACCCAGCCGCATTGTGCCGCCTAAGTCCACCACATCTTGCTGCTCGGGCAAGAGGGCAATAACGGGATGTGGGGTTTCTTGGTCAAATTCAGCGCTGTTGGCACCCTCTAGACCCGCCACATTGCGAGCCCAGTCAATCACCGCCGCTTGCATGCCCAGACACAAGCCCAAGAAGGGAATCTGGCGATCGCGGGCGAATTGAATCGCTGCGACTTTGCCATCCACGCCGCGAGCCCCGAATCCACCGGGGACAACAATGCCATCAACCCCGTCTAGATAGGCTGCCGGATCGCCGTTTTCGAGATCCTCGGCATCGACCCAGCGCAGCTGGAGATCAGCATCGGCACTGGCAGCCGCATGGCGCAGGGATTCACTGACGGAGAGGTAAGCGTCATTGAGCCGCACATACTTGCCCACGATCGCCACTTCGACGCGGCGGCTGGGGTTCTGGAGCTGATGAACCCAGCGTTGCCATTGGGTCAGATCGGGTTGGCGCTGCTCAAGTTGCAGAATATCGAGCACTTGCTCGGCGAGTCCCTCGCGTTCCAGCATTAACG
The sequence above is a segment of the Synechococcus elongatus PCC 11801 genome. Coding sequences within it:
- the pdhA gene encoding pyruvate dehydrogenase (acetyl-transferring) E1 component subunit alpha, with amino-acid sequence MVQERTLPSFQASQAQISREEGLRVYEDMVLGRTFEDKCAEMYYRGKMFGFVHLYNGQEAVASGIIKAMRSDDYVCSTYRDHVHALSAGVPARQVMAELFGKETGCSRGRGGSMHLFSSEHNLLGGFAFVAEGIPIATGAAFTTAYRRNALGDTSADQVTACFFGDGAANNGQFFECLNMATLWKLPILFVVENNKWAIGMSHERATSDPEIYKKGPAFGMPGVEVDGMDVLAVRAVAQEAIARARAGEGPTLIEALTYRFRGHSLADPDELRSKEEKEFWLARDPIKRFAAHLTEFNLATHEELKAIDKKIEALVAEAVEFAISSPEPKPEELTRYIWAED
- the uvrC gene encoding excinuclease ABC subunit UvrC, yielding MIAATPTPLLKQPDRLEARLRELPAEPGVYFMRDASDRILYIGKSKKLRSRVRSYFRDLDRLNPRINLMVRQVCEIEIIVTDTEAEALALEANLIKQHQPHFNVLLKDDKKYPYLCITWSDDYPRIFITRKRRLGNSRDRYYGPYVDTRLLRHTLFLVKRLFPLRQRPQPLFKDRPCLNYDIGRCPGVCQSLIRPDDYRKTLQKVAMIFQGRSSELVELLESQMLQAAENLEFERAAKIRDQIRGLEGLGAEQKVQLPDDRISRDAIALAMDEQHACVQLFQIRAGKLVGRLGFVADAQSGTPAAIAQRVLEEHYAGVDSVEIPQEVLVQHDLPEAELLEAWLSERRGRKVEILSPQRQIKADLIAMVERNAEYELARTQQSAERHAAALIDLADLLDLPELPRRIEGYDISHIQGSDAVASQVVFIDGLPAKQHYRRYKIRNPEVRAGHSDDFASLAEVLQRRFRKFAEAKARGESLAPSEQRQGSLLRPDDLADFPDLVMIDGGKGQLSAVVEVLRDLNLLEDVKLCSLAKKREEIFLPGASDPLPTDAEQPGVQLLRRLRDEAHRFAVSFHRQKRTERMRRSRLDDIPGLGHKRQKELLAHFRSIDYLRLATPEQIAEVPGIGAVLAQQIWDYFHPSETV
- a CDS encoding Ig-like domain-containing protein, with translation MGWSVLLFFRLRVWFRLPFERRAIAVLLVLVFCSIVLVSVGDRSRPTVRWFNWSERSVGADAAAMLFTFSRPMDAASIESSFQLTPSFPGRFSWAGRRLAFTPELPLPYGLEYTVQLLAGKEKRSPQRPLVPFQSTFRTHDRAFAYLGVDGEEEGRLLLYNLTRQQQQMLTPPDWVVLDFLPYPHGDRILFSAIPRQKTATIASAALYSVTTGLNYCNPEPAPCELRSRGGEVQEILSSQDYQNLAFDLSADGQTIIVLRSNQKIPNAALELWKVPATGDPTVIQRDPGGEFRIAPDNNSLVIAQGQGLAVLPLEAGSDPLDFLPQFGRVLGFSRDGTQAATVRFNSDFRQSLFWVDSAGKRQELRTVEGEILSADFAPNRKALYSLLSETDDAEFLSLFAFDLKTSKPQGNLLLKIPRQGPVNLDLAPDGLAVIFDQPIATPTTATDVATAASPRSQLWVLPLTPPSSTLAQAQEQLPQPEALPLQGVRPRWVP
- a CDS encoding 2TM domain-containing protein produces the protein MPPRWPRKPDPNDPAYRRLENRINFAFHIALFSAVNSGLWFFQQLRHPFENLSTVTLLWLAGLGLHAVFVLRDRPVNLKPSEEIRDRS
- a CDS encoding DUF3181 family protein — its product is MSYAISTELLEQLAAEIGDQIYLDIAQWHLYLDDAKLSRRLAELLITPLEHGQIDEHAVTTILNQFPVKVGGGRRQMALLDLIPMSCVTALIEILEEFQKRL
- a CDS encoding TerD family protein; translated protein: MPISLSKGQNLSLSKTDPSLKKIIVGLGWDPRRTEGEKFDLDASAFLLADTGKVRSEKDFVFYNQLQSGCGSVVAAGDNRTGQGEGDDEQIRINLEFVPAAVQRIAIVVTIHEAIARKQSFGQVSNAFIRVVNEETNTEIVRYDLSEDYSTETSLIFGEVYHYGGEWKFRAVGQGHSGGLEIMCRQFGVDV
- a CDS encoding 6-pyruvoyl trahydropterin synthase family protein is translated as MPRWTLSTEFSFSSAHFIRDYDGPCGRMHGHTYHVRIEAIAAQLSASEYCPHPVMVADFRTLRWAKKDVTKGGLDHCVLNEVMPPEYETTAEMIAKYIHDKTKTMLPAGTQLKVAVSETPNSWATYED
- a CDS encoding CTP synthase, with the translated sequence MTKFIFVTGGVVSSIGKGIVAASLGRLLKSRGYSVSILKLDPYINVDPGTMSPYQHGEVFVTADGAETDLDLGHYERFTDTPMSRLNSVTTGSIYQAVINKERRGDYNGGTVQVIPHVTAEIRDRIHRVAQDTHPDVVITEIGGTVGDIESLPFLEAIRQFRKDVGRRDIAYIHVTLVPWIPSAGEMKTKPTQHSVKELRSIGIQPDILVCRCDRPLQAGMKEKMSEFCNVSPEAVITSQDASSIYEVPLMLEREGLAEQVLDILQLEQRQPDLTQWQRWVHQLQNPSRRVEVAIVGKYVRLNDAYLSVSESLRHAAASADADLQLRWVDAEDLENGDPAAYLDGVDGIVVPGGFGARGVDGKVAAIQFARDRQIPFLGLCLGMQAAVIDWARNVAGLEGANSAEFDQETPHPVIALLPEQQDVVDLGGTMRLGLCPCKLQAGSLAQRLYGEDIIYERHRHRYEFNNAYRSLFLESGYRISGTSPDSRLVEIVERSDHPFFIACQFHPEFVSRPNHPHPLFQGLIKAALGSDVMAVDPTPLPAETV